A genomic window from Variovorax paradoxus includes:
- a CDS encoding branched-chain amino acid ABC transporter permease encodes MSTPSTTEFQSALLRKARWHPLEFVAWAVAFALPLVMPSHSLLVNEIAIVALFAMSLDLILGYTGIVSLGHAAFFGFGAYAAALFAKLVMPDPTVGLVIATVLSASLGLVASVTILRGSDLTRLMVTLGTALLLLELANKLDWLTGGADGLQGVVMGPVLGLFEFDLYGRTAAWYSLAVMLVLFLVMRRLVHSPFGATLKAIRDNRLRAMAIGIPVVSRLVVIYTVAAGIAGAAGALLAQTTGFASLDVLAFDRSADVLLMLVIGGVGWLYGGVAGAIVFKLLQTWLSAVTPQYWMFWIGLILVLLVLVGRDRLLKPWTWFGLGGKKKGEKGGVA; translated from the coding sequence ATGAGCACGCCTTCAACCACCGAGTTCCAGTCGGCCCTCTTGCGCAAGGCGCGCTGGCACCCGCTCGAATTCGTGGCCTGGGCCGTGGCCTTCGCGCTGCCGCTCGTCATGCCTTCGCACTCGCTGCTGGTCAATGAGATCGCCATCGTTGCGTTGTTCGCGATGTCGCTCGATTTGATTCTTGGCTACACCGGCATCGTGTCGCTGGGCCATGCCGCCTTCTTCGGTTTCGGCGCGTATGCGGCGGCGTTGTTCGCCAAGCTCGTGATGCCGGACCCGACCGTGGGGCTGGTAATCGCAACCGTGCTGTCGGCCTCGCTGGGCCTCGTGGCCAGCGTGACGATCTTGCGCGGCAGCGACCTCACGCGGCTGATGGTCACGCTCGGCACCGCGCTGCTGCTGCTCGAACTCGCCAACAAGCTCGACTGGCTCACCGGCGGCGCCGACGGCCTGCAGGGCGTGGTGATGGGGCCGGTGCTCGGCCTGTTCGAGTTCGACCTGTATGGCCGCACGGCCGCCTGGTATTCGCTGGCCGTGATGCTGGTGCTGTTCCTCGTGATGCGCCGGCTCGTGCATTCGCCGTTCGGCGCCACGCTGAAGGCCATTCGCGACAACCGGCTGCGCGCCATGGCAATCGGCATTCCGGTCGTGTCGCGGCTCGTGGTGATCTACACCGTGGCGGCGGGCATCGCCGGCGCCGCGGGCGCGCTGCTCGCGCAGACCACCGGCTTCGCCTCGCTCGACGTGCTGGCCTTCGACCGCTCGGCCGATGTGCTGCTGATGCTCGTCATCGGCGGCGTGGGCTGGCTCTATGGCGGCGTGGCGGGCGCCATCGTGTTCAAGCTGCTGCAGACCTGGCTGTCGGCCGTGACGCCGCAGTACTGGATGTTCTGGATCGGCCTGATCCTGGTGCTGCTGGTGCTGGTGGGACGCGACCGCCTGCTCAAGCCGTGGACATGGTTTGGCTTGGGCGGCAAGAAGAAGGGCGAGAAAGGTGGTGTGGCATGA
- a CDS encoding ABC transporter ATP-binding protein, whose amino-acid sequence MTDTVLSTHGLVMRFGGITATNNVTMELRRGARHALIGPNGAGKTTLINQLTGVLTPTEGRITLLGEDITTLAPHKRVARGLVRTFQINQLFDSMTPLETLALVVSQHQGIGAQWWRPLGASKAIAERAGQLLEQFHLGDVAQQQVKHLAYGKRRLLEIAIALACEPRVLLLDEPVAGVPAGEREELLQTVAALPADVSVLLIEHDMDLVFSFADRMTVLVNGTLLTEGDPETIANDPKVKEVYLGHGESAHV is encoded by the coding sequence ATGACCGACACCGTGCTCTCGACCCATGGCCTCGTGATGCGCTTCGGCGGCATCACCGCCACCAACAACGTGACGATGGAGCTCAGGCGCGGCGCACGCCACGCGCTGATCGGCCCCAACGGAGCGGGCAAGACCACGCTCATCAACCAGCTGACGGGCGTGCTGACGCCCACCGAAGGTCGCATCACGCTGCTGGGCGAAGACATCACCACGCTCGCGCCGCACAAGCGAGTGGCGCGCGGGCTGGTGCGCACCTTCCAGATCAACCAGCTGTTCGATTCGATGACGCCGCTCGAAACGCTGGCGCTCGTGGTGTCGCAGCACCAGGGCATCGGCGCGCAATGGTGGCGGCCGCTCGGCGCCAGCAAGGCGATTGCCGAGCGCGCGGGGCAACTGCTCGAACAGTTCCACCTGGGCGACGTGGCGCAGCAGCAGGTGAAGCACCTGGCTTATGGCAAGCGCCGCCTCCTGGAGATTGCGATTGCGCTGGCTTGCGAGCCTCGCGTGCTGCTGCTCGACGAGCCCGTGGCGGGCGTGCCCGCCGGCGAGCGCGAAGAACTGCTGCAGACCGTGGCCGCGCTGCCTGCCGATGTGTCGGTGCTGCTGATCGAGCACGACATGGACTTGGTGTTCAGCTTTGCCGACCGCATGACCGTGCTGGTCAACGGCACGCTGCTGACCGAAGGCGACCCAGAAACCATTGCCAACGACCCGAAGGTGAAAGAGGTCTACCTGGGCCACGGGGAGAGCGCTCATGTCTGA
- a CDS encoding ABC transporter ATP-binding protein yields MSELLRIENLSAGYGEAVVLHDVAFALGEGQTLALLGRNGTGKTTLINTLAGATRQHGGSITLGGQALHKLAPHQRAAAGIGWVPQERNIFKSLTVHENLTAVERPGKWNPQRVYEMFPRLAERKTNLGTQLSGGEQQMLAVGRALVLNPKLLLLDEPLEGLAPIIVEELLRAIRRITQDEGLAAIIVEQHPQAILAISDEAVVLDHGTIVHTDKAATLRTQPEVLDRLLGVAR; encoded by the coding sequence ATGTCTGAGCTGCTGCGCATCGAGAACCTGAGCGCCGGCTACGGCGAGGCCGTGGTGCTGCACGACGTGGCGTTCGCGCTCGGCGAAGGCCAGACGCTGGCTCTGCTGGGCCGCAACGGCACGGGCAAGACCACGCTGATCAACACGCTCGCGGGCGCAACGCGCCAGCACGGCGGCAGCATCACGCTGGGCGGCCAGGCGCTGCACAAGCTCGCGCCGCATCAGCGTGCGGCGGCCGGCATCGGCTGGGTGCCGCAGGAGCGCAACATCTTCAAGTCGCTCACGGTGCACGAGAACCTCACGGCGGTGGAGCGGCCGGGCAAATGGAACCCGCAGCGCGTCTACGAGATGTTCCCGCGCCTTGCCGAACGCAAGACCAACCTCGGCACGCAGCTCTCGGGCGGCGAGCAGCAGATGCTGGCCGTGGGCCGTGCGCTGGTGTTGAACCCGAAGCTGCTGCTGCTCGACGAGCCGCTCGAAGGGCTCGCGCCGATCATCGTGGAAGAGCTGCTGCGCGCCATCCGCCGCATCACCCAGGACGAGGGGCTGGCCGCGATCATCGTGGAGCAGCATCCGCAGGCGATCCTCGCGATTTCCGACGAAGCGGTGGTGCTCGACCACGGCACCATCGTGCACACCGACAAGGCCGCGACATTGCGCACGCAGCCTGAAGTGCTCGACCGCCTGCTGGGCGTCGCGCGCTAG